The DNA region CATCAACACCTCCCTGCAACTGACCTACACCGATGGGACGTTTTTCCCAATCAATGATGCGATAAAAAGCAAGACCTACGAAACTGCTGAATTGGTATATGGGGTCGACATTGCCTATGCCGACATCAAAGCGGCTCCAGACCTGCTGGATATAGCAGAAAAACAGGACGAGGTGGTTGTATCAGATGCGGGACTTAAAGTAGCGGCCGATCTCCAGGCCGGCAAAGCCAAACCTTTTGCTTACCGGTCGCAATTGATAAAAGATGGTTCAAAAGGTAATGAAGGTGGTTTGGGCATACTGCGTTATGGCAGCAACGACGATCAGCAGGCCCTGCTCATCAAAGCCGCTTCGCAAGGGATGGGACATGGGCATTTCGACCGCCTTAACCTCCTTTATTACGACAACAATACAGAAATATTTCCAGATTACGGAGCCGCCAGGTTCATCAACATCGAATCAAAAAAAGGGGGCGACTACCTGCCAGAAAATAAAACCTGGGCCAAGCAAACGGTTGCTCACAACACTCTGGTGGTCGATCAGACCTCACACTCCAATGGCAATCCGGGTGTAGCACAGCAAAACTATCCTGAGATCTTATACTTTAAAAGCGACAAAAACCTGCAAGCGGTTAGCGCTACCGAACGCCAGGCCTATCCGGGTGTACAAATGACCAGAACATCCGCCCTGCTAAAAGTAGATGCGCTCAAAAAACCGCTTGTAATTGATATTTTCCAGGTACTATCAGACCAGCCCCATCAGTACGACCTTCCTTTCTGGTACAAGGGGCATATCATTGCCTCATCAGAAAAGATCAGCGCTTTTACAGATCGGCTGATACCCCTTGGCACTAAGGATGGTTACCAGCACATCTGGCTCAATGCTGAACAGCCTGTTGCCCAAAATACGGGTTACCTGGGTATTTTGAATAACAAAAGGTTTTATACGGTCCATTTTGCCAGCGAGAGCAAGTTGAATTTAAAGATACTGAGCCTGGGTGCAAACGACCCCGACTTGAGCCTGATCGAAAGTAAAGCCTTTATGCTTTCGGTCCCAGAGGCCCAAAACCAGGTCTTCTTCAACATCGTAGAAACCCACGGCAATACCAATACCATTAGCGAAACCACTACCGGGGCTACCGCTATGGTTAGCGAGTTAAGGGTCATCAGCAGCAGTAAAGAACAGGTCAGGGTTTCTTTTAAAGTGAAAAACAAACCTTATACTTACCAGATCAATTACAAGAACAAAGAGAATTTTATAAAACTTAATTAATACGCCATGTTACAGAACAATTTATTTCAAATAGATGAAGAAACGCCCTGGGAAGATTTGGGTAACGGGATCAAAAGGCAGATTTATGGTTACGACGATCAGATCATGCTGGTGAAGGCAAAATTTGAGGCCGATGCTGTAGGCGTGCTGCACGAACACCGCCACTCGCAGGTCACCTATGTAGAGAGCGGGGTATTTGAAATGACCATTGGTGATGAAAAAAAGATCATCAAAAAAGGCGATGGCTTTTACGCACCCCCGCATGTATGGCATGGCTGTGTATGCATTAAACCTGGAATTTTAATAGATGTTTTTTCTCCGCACCGCGAAGATTTCCTTAAAAGTTAACCTTATAAGCTAAAATAAGATGAAACATATTACATTAATTTGCTGGCTTTTTTTGGCCAGTCAGACCCTTATTGCCCAGGATTCCGCACAGGTAATCAAAAAAGTAAGCTACCCTGCAGGCTTTACTGAACAGCTTAATGTAGTGTATACCAGGGTAAATGGCTGGGAAGGCAAGCTGGACCTGTACCTGCCGCCGGTAAAAAATGGCGGCAGTCCGCTGGTCATCAATATCCATGGCGGCGGCTGGAACAAGGGCAACAAAGAATCCCAGACGGGCTTTGGCGACTTCTTTAAAAGAGGCTACGCAGT from Pedobacter africanus includes:
- a CDS encoding heparinase II/III domain-containing protein, with product MNYLKKLVMALFCLMLSPSLMAQEHPGIMLTKKNIEAVRKGTLTYPLLKKSWLKVKADADKALTETIEVPTPKDAGGGATHEQHKKNYTNILNCGIAYQISGDKKYAAYVENILLKYAADYNKWPLHPKRKENHPAGRIFWQSLNDFVWQVYTIQGYDMAYDAISPKNRETITKGLFEPILKFFTIDCKDTFDKIHNHGTWDIAAVGMTGYVLNKPEYVEKAIKGSAKDGKTGYLAQIDQLFSTDGYYTEGPYYQRYALLPFVIFAKAINNFQPGLKIFEYRDQLLAKAINTSLQLTYTDGTFFPINDAIKSKTYETAELVYGVDIAYADIKAAPDLLDIAEKQDEVVVSDAGLKVAADLQAGKAKPFAYRSQLIKDGSKGNEGGLGILRYGSNDDQQALLIKAASQGMGHGHFDRLNLLYYDNNTEIFPDYGAARFINIESKKGGDYLPENKTWAKQTVAHNTLVVDQTSHSNGNPGVAQQNYPEILYFKSDKNLQAVSATERQAYPGVQMTRTSALLKVDALKKPLVIDIFQVLSDQPHQYDLPFWYKGHIIASSEKISAFTDRLIPLGTKDGYQHIWLNAEQPVAQNTGYLGILNNKRFYTVHFASESKLNLKILSLGANDPDLSLIESKAFMLSVPEAQNQVFFNIVETHGNTNTISETTTGATAMVSELRVISSSKEQVRVSFKVKNKPYTYQINYKNKENFIKLN
- a CDS encoding cupin domain-containing protein, with the translated sequence MLQNNLFQIDEETPWEDLGNGIKRQIYGYDDQIMLVKAKFEADAVGVLHEHRHSQVTYVESGVFEMTIGDEKKIIKKGDGFYAPPHVWHGCVCIKPGILIDVFSPHREDFLKS